One segment of Thermococcus sp. AM4 DNA contains the following:
- a CDS encoding 50S ribosomal protein L30e — protein sequence MVDFAFELRKVQDTGKLVMGAKKSIHYAKIGGAKMIIVAKNARPDIKEDIYYYAKLSGIPVYEFEGTSVELGTLLGRPHTVSALAVIDPGESRILALAGGKE from the coding sequence ATGGTTGATTTCGCCTTTGAGCTTAGGAAGGTCCAAGATACCGGAAAGCTGGTCATGGGAGCGAAGAAGAGCATACACTACGCCAAGATCGGCGGGGCCAAGATGATTATCGTGGCGAAGAACGCGAGGCCGGACATCAAGGAGGACATCTACTACTACGCCAAGCTCAGTGGAATTCCAGTTTATGAGTTCGAGGGAACCAGCGTCGAGCTCGGAACGCTCCTCGGAAGACCCCACACCGTTTCGGCTCTCGCGGTGATAGACCCCGGTGAGAGCAGAATACTCGCGCTTGCTGGGGGTAAGGAGTAA